One segment of Capnocytophaga sp. oral taxon 878 DNA contains the following:
- a CDS encoding SMUG2 DNA glycosylase family protein, which yields MNNTFADRIIQFNTDLEYNKSLPKDFDVLNPYMDNPETMEVMKAFYHKFYNDNCERKFIIGINPSRHGAGVTGVPFTDTKRLESECGIGMKSAYTHEVSSVFMYDMIQQYGGVGKFYSDFYINSPFPLAIVRKSKDGKWVNANYYDDEALFRCVKDYMIETLKKHIALGVDSQKVFVLGKKNATFLQKLNKEAGLFGEMVVLEHPRFIQQYKSKEKELYIDKFLMSFGI from the coding sequence ATGAATAATACTTTTGCTGATAGAATTATCCAATTTAATACCGATTTAGAGTACAACAAATCCTTGCCTAAAGATTTTGATGTGCTTAATCCTTATATGGATAATCCTGAAACAATGGAGGTGATGAAGGCTTTTTATCACAAATTCTACAACGATAATTGCGAGCGGAAATTTATTATAGGCATCAACCCTAGCAGACATGGTGCTGGGGTTACAGGGGTTCCTTTTACTGATACTAAGCGATTGGAAAGTGAGTGTGGTATTGGAATGAAGTCGGCATATACGCACGAGGTATCATCAGTATTTATGTATGATATGATACAGCAATATGGTGGGGTAGGTAAATTCTACAGTGATTTTTATATCAACTCTCCTTTTCCTTTGGCTATAGTACGCAAAAGCAAAGATGGCAAATGGGTTAATGCTAATTATTACGATGATGAGGCACTCTTTAGGTGTGTAAAAGACTATATGATAGAGACCTTAAAGAAGCATATTGCCTTAGGAGTAGATAGCCAAAAGGTATTTGTATTAGGTAAAAAGAATGCTACTTTTTTGCAGAAATTAAATAAAGAAGCTGGTTTATTTGGTGAAATGGTAGTGTTAGAACATCCTCGCTTTATACAGCAATACAAATCAAAAGAGAAGGAACTGTATATTGATAAGTTTTTGATGAGTTTTGGAATATAA
- a CDS encoding NAD(P)/FAD-dependent oxidoreductase, whose protein sequence is MKEYDVLVIGSGLSGLFSALLLAKAGKSVCVLEKNQQYGGNLQTFIRKNTLFDTGVHYIGSLAEGEVLYEYFKDVGIADCLSVERLDINGYDRICFGDTPNVMYPHAQGYENFVQQLLTYFPNEKKALEEYAHTMQSICDKFPLYRHKQAVANYDVHTLSLKLLDFLNSITNNERLKAVLLGSNFLYGGTDEQTPLYVHALTVNSYIESAWRLTQGGSQITDLLIEKLRQYGADLFNQTEVAAFEYTDGNTINTVISKQGGVFKAKQIISAIDIKQLLNITGKAPFKPSFYKRVQKLQPTVAPFSLHLILKPNKFAYLPYNIYWFKDNQSVYQSGWYPTNDFPLSYMLSMNPPKDGGVYTDNITLLTYMNVDELHRWQDSFTTNTEGNGRGSHYELFKRQRAMDLLDVVAQQFPSLKSCITDYYTSTPLTYRDYIGSPTGALYGYKKNANHIMESVFMPQTHIKNLYVTGQSVGMHGLVGVTISAVLTYQILMRSSGFL, encoded by the coding sequence ATGAAGGAATACGACGTTCTTGTAATAGGTAGCGGACTCTCGGGGCTCTTTTCGGCTTTGCTATTGGCAAAAGCAGGAAAGAGCGTATGTGTATTGGAGAAAAACCAACAATACGGAGGTAATTTGCAGACTTTTATACGTAAAAATACGCTGTTTGATACAGGAGTGCATTACATAGGAAGCCTAGCAGAAGGAGAGGTACTATATGAGTATTTTAAAGATGTAGGTATTGCTGATTGTCTTTCGGTAGAACGTCTTGATATAAATGGTTATGACCGTATTTGTTTTGGCGATACTCCTAATGTAATGTATCCTCACGCTCAGGGGTATGAGAACTTTGTACAACAACTCCTCACCTATTTCCCTAATGAAAAGAAAGCCTTAGAAGAATATGCACACACAATGCAATCTATTTGTGATAAGTTTCCACTTTACCGTCATAAACAAGCTGTAGCCAATTACGATGTACATACACTCTCCTTAAAACTATTAGACTTCCTTAACAGTATTACCAATAATGAACGACTCAAAGCAGTGCTATTAGGCTCTAACTTCCTATATGGAGGTACTGACGAACAGACACCTTTATACGTACATGCCCTCACTGTTAATTCGTATATAGAAAGTGCGTGGCGACTTACACAAGGGGGTAGCCAAATTACTGACTTGCTCATTGAAAAACTCCGCCAATACGGTGCAGACCTCTTCAACCAAACAGAAGTAGCTGCTTTTGAATACACTGATGGAAATACAATAAACACTGTAATTAGCAAACAAGGAGGCGTTTTTAAGGCAAAACAAATCATTTCGGCTATAGATATAAAACAACTGCTAAACATTACAGGAAAAGCACCTTTTAAGCCTTCTTTTTATAAACGCGTGCAGAAACTACAACCTACAGTAGCTCCCTTTTCATTACACCTAATACTAAAACCTAACAAATTTGCTTATCTGCCTTATAATATATATTGGTTTAAGGATAACCAAAGTGTATATCAATCGGGATGGTACCCTACTAATGATTTTCCATTATCATATATGTTATCTATGAATCCGCCTAAAGATGGAGGAGTTTATACTGATAACATTACGCTGCTTACCTATATGAATGTTGATGAACTACATCGCTGGCAAGATAGTTTTACTACCAATACAGAAGGTAATGGCAGGGGCTCGCATTATGAACTCTTCAAAAGGCAGCGCGCTATGGATTTGCTGGATGTTGTAGCCCAGCAGTTCCCTTCCTTGAAAAGCTGTATTACTGATTACTACACTTCAACCCCGCTTACCTATCGGGATTATATAGGTAGCCCTACGGGGGCGTTGTATGGCTACAAAAAAAACGCTAACCATATAATGGAAAGCGTTTTTATGCCACAAACTCACATTAAGAATTTATATGTTACTGGGCAAAGTGTTGGTATGCACGGACTAGTAGGAGTTACCATTAGTGCAGTGCTTACTTACCAAATCTTAATGCGATCTTCAGGTTTTTTATAA
- a CDS encoding M13 family metallopeptidase codes for MRKTVKNTLLFSSVLLMVSCGGNNKKPENTMTENANADKGIVLADMDTTVRPQDDFYNYVNGSWVKTAKIPADKPTWGSFHILREQTDENCLLILDNLLKESFAQGSEGQKIKDLYESFIDWKKRDAEGLKPIENYLTKIEAIKNLTDLQKYLEEATTQGENPICGWGVYADMKDSNMNTVYLGNFSIGMGRDYYQKDSKENTEALNKYQQYVAAIFKILKDEKAEEKAQQIVDFERKVAKLMLTNEEDRDPNLSYNPQTMTELSKLVKNLNLPQFLKNVGVNTDKVVISEIRLYKQYDQLITEKTLPLIKDYLRYQLVADNASNLTKELDELSFNFYSKELQGQQEQRPMNKRALSVINGILGEAFGKLYVEKYFPAKAKEEMVTLVDYLKKSFAQHIKEVAWMSDVTKEKALAKLNKFTVKVGYPDKWEDYSKLTIEPAAQSVYFANLQRVSQWAYQKSLEKVGKPVDKTKWGMSPQTVNAYYNPLYNEIVFPAAILQPPFFNFEADPAVNFGGIGAVIGHEMTHGFDDSGAEFDGDGNLQNWWTPADKENFQKATKALAEQYDKYEPVKGIFVNGTFTSGENIADLGGVNIAFDALQMYLKDKGNVDKISGFTQDQRFFISWGTVWRTLSREQYLTNQVKTDPHSPGYFRSFGPLVNVDAWYKAFDVKEGDKLYKKPEDRIKIW; via the coding sequence ATGAGAAAAACAGTAAAAAACACACTGCTATTTTCCTCCGTACTGCTAATGGTATCCTGCGGTGGAAATAACAAAAAACCAGAAAATACAATGACAGAAAATGCCAATGCCGACAAAGGGATCGTACTTGCCGATATGGATACAACCGTACGCCCACAAGATGATTTCTATAACTACGTAAATGGTTCTTGGGTTAAAACAGCCAAAATCCCAGCCGATAAACCTACTTGGGGGTCTTTCCATATCCTACGTGAGCAAACCGACGAAAACTGCTTACTCATCTTGGATAACCTCCTCAAAGAAAGCTTCGCACAAGGTAGTGAAGGACAAAAAATAAAAGACCTCTACGAATCTTTTATCGATTGGAAAAAACGCGATGCCGAAGGTCTTAAACCTATTGAAAACTACCTTACCAAAATAGAAGCCATCAAAAACCTCACCGATCTTCAAAAATACTTGGAAGAAGCCACCACTCAAGGTGAAAACCCTATCTGCGGATGGGGCGTATATGCCGATATGAAAGATTCTAATATGAACACCGTTTACCTCGGTAACTTCAGTATCGGTATGGGGCGCGATTACTACCAAAAAGATAGCAAAGAAAATACCGAAGCATTGAACAAATACCAACAGTACGTAGCAGCTATCTTCAAAATACTTAAAGATGAAAAAGCTGAAGAAAAAGCTCAGCAAATAGTTGATTTTGAGCGAAAAGTAGCTAAATTAATGCTCACCAATGAAGAAGATCGCGACCCTAATCTTAGCTATAACCCTCAAACAATGACCGAGCTTAGCAAGTTAGTGAAAAACCTAAACTTGCCACAGTTCCTTAAAAATGTAGGTGTTAATACCGATAAAGTAGTCATTTCCGAAATCCGCTTATATAAGCAATATGACCAGCTCATTACCGAAAAAACCTTGCCTCTTATCAAAGATTACCTACGTTACCAGTTAGTAGCCGATAACGCTAGCAATCTTACTAAAGAATTAGACGAACTATCTTTTAACTTCTATAGCAAAGAGTTGCAAGGACAACAAGAGCAACGCCCAATGAACAAACGCGCCCTAAGCGTTATTAATGGTATTTTAGGCGAAGCATTCGGTAAGTTATATGTAGAAAAATACTTTCCAGCCAAAGCTAAGGAAGAAATGGTCACTTTAGTAGATTATCTCAAAAAAAGCTTCGCACAACACATCAAAGAAGTAGCTTGGATGTCCGATGTTACTAAAGAAAAAGCCCTAGCCAAACTCAACAAATTTACCGTAAAAGTAGGCTACCCCGATAAATGGGAAGACTATTCTAAACTTACTATCGAACCAGCAGCCCAATCTGTATACTTTGCCAACTTGCAACGTGTAAGCCAGTGGGCTTATCAAAAAAGTTTAGAAAAAGTAGGCAAACCTGTTGATAAAACCAAATGGGGTATGTCACCTCAAACAGTGAATGCATATTACAATCCACTATACAATGAAATCGTATTCCCTGCAGCTATTTTGCAGCCTCCTTTCTTTAACTTCGAAGCCGACCCAGCAGTGAACTTTGGGGGTATTGGAGCTGTAATAGGACACGAAATGACTCACGGATTTGATGATAGCGGAGCTGAGTTTGACGGCGATGGAAACTTGCAAAATTGGTGGACTCCAGCCGATAAAGAGAACTTCCAAAAAGCTACAAAAGCCCTTGCCGAACAATATGATAAGTATGAGCCTGTAAAAGGTATCTTCGTAAATGGAACTTTTACCAGTGGCGAAAACATAGCCGACCTTGGTGGTGTGAACATCGCTTTCGATGCTTTACAAATGTACCTTAAGGACAAAGGTAATGTAGATAAGATAAGCGGCTTTACTCAAGACCAACGTTTCTTTATCTCTTGGGGTACTGTATGGCGCACACTTTCCAGAGAGCAATATCTCACCAATCAAGTAAAAACAGACCCTCACAGCCCAGGATATTTCCGTTCATTTGGGCCACTTGTCAATGTTGATGCTTGGTACAAAGCCTTTGATGTAAAAGAAGGTGATAAACTTTATAAAAAACCTGAAGATCGCATTAAGATTTGGTAA